A genomic stretch from Lathyrus oleraceus cultivar Zhongwan6 chromosome 2, CAAS_Psat_ZW6_1.0, whole genome shotgun sequence includes:
- the LOC127122930 gene encoding uncharacterized protein LOC127122930, whose amino-acid sequence MDPIKYIFEKPTLANRVARWQMALIEYDIQHVTQKVVKGSVLSYYLAHKPLEDYQSMRFEFPNEDIILIMDCNIPDPEEGPKLSSRWRFVFDEAFIAHGNGIGAVITSLIGFHITFIARLCFASTNNMAEYEACIFGIEAAIDLMIKILEVYGDSALVISQVKGDWDARVHQDDPVQGACLKANPIL is encoded by the coding sequence ATGGACCCaatcaaatacatatttgagaagcccACTCTCGCCAATAGagtcgctcgttggcaaatggcCCTAATTGAGTATGACATTCAACATGTCACCCAGAAAGTGGTtaaaggaagtgtcttgtcatACTATCTTGCTCACAAACCCTTGGAGGATTATCAATCCATGCGCTTTGAATTCCCTAATGAGGACATCATTTTGATAATGGATTGCAACATCCCTGACCCTGAAGAAGGACCGAAACTTAGTTCACGATGGAGATTTGTTTTTGATGAAGCTTTTATCGCTCATGgcaatggcattggggcagtTATCACCTCCCTAATTGGTTTTCATATAACTTTCATCGCAAGGTTGTGCTTTGCTTCCAccaataatatggcagagtacgAGGCGTGTATATTTGGCATTGAAGCTGCTATTGACCTAATGATCAAAATCCTCGaagtctatggagattcagccttggtaatcagccAAGTAAAAGGAGATTGGGACGCTCGAGTTCACCAAGATGATCCCGTACAAGGAGCATGTCTTAAAGCTAATCCCATACTTTGA